In a single window of the Gossypium hirsutum isolate 1008001.06 chromosome D02, Gossypium_hirsutum_v2.1, whole genome shotgun sequence genome:
- the LOC107934461 gene encoding uncharacterized protein At4g04980: MAPKRSIGVPPPPPPSVPAGRLLSRQQSVGKLKKSSIMSSLFRELKTKLEGSRLQIKLSSRTKKQFGGSAGGKEGLAAFLRELTKRSPFFQKIEEDAQNHAKTILELKAAINSFQTKDMTELIKFQQHMEAILEVLTDENQVLAKFEDFPIKKLETIRAAAALYSKSNLVVSNLKNWEVKSPAAQLLNKFDCYFTKVKEELDAFERTKDEESRNFKSHGIDFDFNIFVTIKELMVDVSSNCMELVLKEWGETKGANDAEKKANKNLLWRAFKLAFRVYSFAGGNDERADKLAKELANEVLCGSSSPPKP; the protein is encoded by the exons ATGGCACCTAAAAGGAGCATTGGAGTGCCGCCGCCACCGCCACCATCCGTCCCTGCCGGAAGATTGTTAAGTCGACAACAATCCGTGGGTAAATTGAAGAAATCAAGCATAATGAGTAGTCTGTTTAGAGAATTGAAAACAAAGTTGGAAGGGTCAAGATTGCAAATTAAGTTGTCTAGTAGGACCAAGAAGCAATTTGGGGGTTCTGCTGGTGGAAAAGAAGGATTGGCTGCTTTTTTACGAGAGCTAACAAAAAG ATCACCATTCTTCcaaaaaattgaagaagatgCTCAAAACCATGCCAAGACGATATTGGAATTAAAAGCAGCCATCAATTCTTTTCAAACAAAGGACATGACTGAACTCATTAAGTTCCAACAACATATGGAAGCCATTCTTGAAGTTCTAACCGATGAAAATCAG GTGCTTGCAAAGTTTGAAGATTTCCCTATCAAGAAATTGGAAACAATAAGGGCAGCTGCAGCATTGTACTCTAAATCAAACTTGGTTGTTTCCAACTTAAAGAATTGGGAAGTGAAATCACCTGCTGCGCAACTGTTGAACAAATTTGATTGCTATTTCACCAAG GTTAAAGAAGAATTGGATGCATTTGAAAGGACAAAGGATGAGGAATCAAGGAACTTCAAGAGCCATGGGATTGATTTTGACTTCAATATCTTTGTTACTATCAAAGAGTTGATGGTGGATGTTTCTTCCAACTGCATGGAGCTTGTCCTTAAG GAATGGGGAGAAACAAAAGGTGCAAATGATGCAGAAAAGAAAGCAAATAAAAACTTGCTGTGGAGAGCTTTTAAATTGGCATTTAGGGTTTACTCATTTGCTGGTGGGAACGATGAACGTGCCGACAAGTTGGCTAAAGAATTGGCTAATGAAGTTTTGTGTGGTTCTTCTTCACCTCCCAAGCCCTAA